One window of Rasiella rasia genomic DNA carries:
- a CDS encoding Crp/Fnr family transcriptional regulator encodes MNSFKALKKEELKQMSDNKETKSIKKGEAIFREGERLNGVFCVREGVSKLSKMSDNGRDQIVKLASKGEVLGQRSVIASETTNLSAIALEDMEVCFIPKIHIEESLEKNPVFTNAVLKHMSKELKFADDFIVNMAQKSVRQRLAEVLLYLHDHFGEEEEGFLYLQLSRADIASVVGTATELLIRTLTKFKKEGVISTSGKKIKLIDKKALFRIAEGL; translated from the coding sequence ATGAACAGCTTTAAGGCTTTGAAAAAAGAAGAGCTTAAGCAAATGTCTGACAATAAAGAAACCAAGAGCATCAAAAAGGGAGAAGCTATCTTTAGAGAAGGAGAGCGTCTTAATGGTGTTTTTTGCGTTCGAGAAGGTGTCTCAAAATTGTCGAAGATGAGTGATAACGGGCGTGATCAAATTGTAAAACTTGCCTCAAAAGGTGAAGTGTTAGGGCAGCGTTCTGTAATTGCTTCAGAAACTACTAATTTAAGTGCCATCGCATTAGAAGACATGGAAGTCTGTTTTATACCAAAAATACACATCGAGGAAAGCCTCGAGAAAAATCCTGTTTTTACCAATGCGGTCTTAAAGCATATGAGCAAAGAATTAAAATTTGCAGACGATTTTATCGTAAACATGGCTCAAAAAAGTGTTCGGCAACGCCTTGCAGAGGTTTTATTGTATTTACATGACCATTTCGGTGAGGAAGAGGAAGGGTTTTTATACCTTCAACTCTCCCGCGCCGATATTGCCAGTGTGGTAGGTACAGCTACAGAGTTACTTATTCGCACACTTACCAAATTTAAAAAGGAAGGTGTTATTTCTACTTCAGGGAAGAAAATTAAGTTAATCGATAAAAAAGCTTTATT